GCTGACGCCTGCCCGGTGCTGGAAGGTTAAGGGGAGAGGTCAGACTTAAAGTCGAAGCTTTGAACCGAAGCCCCAGTAAACGGCGGCCGTAACTATAACGGTCCTAAGGTAGCGAAATTCCTTGTCGGGTAAGTTCCGACCCGCACGAAAGGCGTAACGATTTGGGCGCTGTCTCAACGAGGGACTCGGTGAAATTGTAATGCCGGTGAAGATGCCGGCTACCTGCGACAGGACAGAAAGACCCCGTGGAGCTTTACTGCAACCTGACATTGGGTTTTGGTATTGGATGTACAGGATAGGTGGGAGGCAGGGAAGTCAGTACGCAAGTATTGGCGGAGCCAACGTTGGGATACCACCCTTTGAGTATTGAAGTTCTAACACAGTTTCGTGGATCCGGGACGTGGACAGTATCAGGCGGGCAGTTTGACTGGGGCGGTCGCCTCCCAAAGAGTAACGGAGGCGCCCAAAGGTTTCCTCAGCGCGGTTGGAAATCGCGCGCACAGAGTGTAAAGGCAGAAGGGAGCTTGACAGCGAGACGAACAGGTCGAGCTGGGACGAAAGTCGGGCTTAGTGATCCGGCGGTATCGAGTGGAAGAGCCGTCGCTCAACGGATAAAAGCTACCCCGGGGATAACAGGCTTATCTCCCCCAAGAGTCCACATCGACGGGGAGGTTTGGCACCTCGATGTCGGCTCATCGCATCCTGGGGCTGTAGTAGGTCCCAAGGGTTGGGCTGTTCGCCCATTAAAGCGGTACGTGAGCTGGGTTCAGAACGTCGTGAGACAGTTCGGTCCCTATCCGTCGCAGGCGCAGGAAACTTGAGAGGAGCTGTCCCTAGTACGAGAGGACCGGGATGGACAGACCACTGGTGTACCAGTTATCGTGCCAACGGTAGCGCTGGGTAATTATGTCTGGCCGGGATAAGCGCTGAAAGCATCTAAGCGCGAAGCCCCCCTCGAGATGAGGTTTCCCACAGAGTAATCTGGTAAGACCCCTGGGAGACTACCAGGTAGATAGGCCGGGAGTGTAAGCTCAGTAATGAGTTCAGCCGACCGGTACTAATAGGTCGAGGGCTTGACCTAAGAAAAGACATGGGAAAAGAGACGTGAGACGTGGGCATAAAGGACATTGTCAAGGGTCCAGGACCCGAGCCAAAGGCCTGAGCGCTCAACGGCACACGACTCACAAGACACACGTTGCGCGTACTCCTATGCTGTACAGTTTTGAGAGAACATCTCAATAAAACAAGGTAAAGGTTTCTGGTGACAATGTCGGAGGGGGTACACCCGTTCCCATCCCGAACACGGCAGTTAAGCCCTCCTGAGCCGATGGTACTTGGGGCGTTGGCCCCTGGGAGAGTAGGTCGTCGCCAGATTATTTTTAAGCCTCATGGTCAACTGCCATGAGGCTTTGTTTTTTTGTCTCGCTCCGCCCGTTCCCATCCCGAATCTCCCTCCCTGTTATATGTAAAAACTAAATGTTCTATGTATGTTGCATGATACCGAGATATTAATTTGATTAACTTTATTTCAACCTACCTGGCAACAAATGAATCTGTAAATGCATGATGAGTAAGTAGCTGTAAAATAACTGTGGGTGATCACCAGTAATCTCCAGGCGAAAAGACAAGGAGTTTTTCCACGGAGAAAAGAAGAAAACCTCCAATGCAAGTAAGCCAAACCGACAAAGGAGGTTTCTTCTAGTGAATACATCACCCCAAATCCAAGCAGCCCAAGACTATCTGAAAGAAAGTTCCTGGCTGCAAGAGAAAAGAGTGAGTACTTTACTTAACAGTGTACTTGCCGGAAAGACAAATTTCAATACTTTAGAAAAAGAACTATTTACCATTGCCAGAGACTACTTGATTCAGATGCTGACTGCATTTTTAGAACACCTTGATCGGCTCATACTTTACTCGGCCGAACGGGAGGGTTGGGAAGTAGTTGAAATAAGGGAGCGAAGCCTCGAAACCACCCTGGGGGTGCTCAGCTACCCAAGACGCTACTACAAAAAGCGCACTTTAAGCGGAGCTTACGCTTACACCTTTTTGCTGGACGAACTGCTGGGTATACCAGCAAGAGCGCATGTCTCTGCCCGGTTGAGCGAAATAGCCGTAATGCTTGCCGCCGAACAAACCTACAGGAAGGCAAAAGAAACCTTAAAGACCACTTTGGGGGTGAGCATCAGCCACGAGACCATCCATCGGGATGTCCAAGTAGCCGGTGAACACCTCAAGAAATGGGATGGGGAAACTGGCTTAGACGGTACCGGTATCCGTGTTGTCCCTTTATTGGTTGTCGAAGTAGACGGAGCGATGATCAAACAACAGCGCCGGCACAAAAGAAGTGAGCAGAGACGCTTTGAGTTAAAAACAGCGGTAGTTTATGAAGGGTGGGAAGAAGGTCCGAATGGCAGAGCAAAACTGATCAACCCCACTTACTTCATTTACCACGGAAAAGGAGAAGAATTTTGGGGCGCCTTAGAACGGCGTTTAAGCCGGCTCTACGATCTTGACGGCTGCCCAAGAAAAATTATTGCCGGGGACGGAGCCGACTGGATCCGGGAAGGAGCCGATCTTTTAGGGGCCGAATATCAATACTGCCGGTTCCACTTAAAAAGGGATCTTATTAGCCTGTTTAACCCCCAGCACAGAAAAAAACTCGAGAAAATCCTCTATACGAACGACACGAACAGCCGGGCCGCTTTCAATATGTTTTTAAGGACGTTGATCATTGAAGAACCAAACGAAACCAGAAAAGAAAAACTAAGAGCTTTCCAAAGCCTAATCAATAGCGTTTGGGAAGGGATTACCGACTGGCGGGAAAGAAACCGTCCCTGCCCTTCCCCGGCCCGGGGATTGGGAGTTATCGAACCCAATGTGGGGCATACCATTGCCCGTCGGTTTAAACATCAGGGGGCTTCCTGGTCGGTAAACGGATCTGACAATCTCGCCCATGTTCGTTGTGCAAAAAGAAACGGTAATCTTATAGATATTCTTCGCCTGCCAGGGCCGCCTACTCCAGAGAGTGAGCCGGTACGAGTTCAGGACGGCTATTGGGCCAGAAGACAAACAGATGGCCTGGCTGCAAAAGATCCTGGGGATTGGGTACGGGCATCCTTGCCGGCAGCTTATGGACCCAATCAGAAAAGCCGGGAACTGGCATTACTAATTAGCCGTCTCACTTTAGATTGGATTTTTTAGACATGTTTTTGGTGAATCCCTGAGGCTTTTTTTGGGCGGCGCCGTCAGGGTAGCCTTGACTGCCGGGGGCCACACGCATGGTATAATGGGAGAAACGACGGGTTCGCTATCTTTGTAGACATGTTCCCGGAGCCACCCCGTCGGCATGTTTTATCAGACCATGCGTGGGGGTGGCAGTCAAGGCCGCCGCCACCGTGTTTTAAATTTTTTGCAATCTATATCGTGTCAAATTTATAACCTGGTTGAGTTGCATTGGAAATTATCGGATACGACCCACTTTAACTTGACAGCATCGATGAGTAATAACATGTTTGCACGGAAATTGATGATATGGTAAGATAATATGAAGAATATGCTGCTGTTCTTTACTTAATAATGAACTTAAGCGCTTGGCGCTTTTTTAGTTTGAAACATACGTTTAAAGGGGAGATAATTATGTCCGGTCACTCCAAGTGGGCAACCATTAAACGCAAAAAGGCCAAAGTAGATGCGCAGCGCGGCAAATTATTTACCCGTTTGGCCAGGGAAATAATTGTAGCGGCTCGCAATGGCGGTGCGGATCCGGATGGCAACATGCGGCTCAAAACCGCTATCCAAAAAGCAAAGGAAGCTAATATACCCAATGATAATATAACCAGGGCCATACAGAAGGGCGCCGGCGAACCGGGTGGCGCGGCCTATGAAGAATTCAATTACGAAGGGTACGGCCCGGGCGGTGTAGCGGTAATGCTTGAAATTATGACTGATAACCGTAACCGTACAGCGGGCGAAATACGTTATATATTCTCAAAAAATGGCGGGAGCCTGGGAGAATCCGGATGTGTCTCCTGGATGTTTGATCAAAAGGGGTTGTTTGTAATTGAAAAAGCAGACAATA
This region of Pelotomaculum schinkii genomic DNA includes:
- a CDS encoding ISLre2 family transposase — encoded protein: MNTSPQIQAAQDYLKESSWLQEKRVSTLLNSVLAGKTNFNTLEKELFTIARDYLIQMLTAFLEHLDRLILYSAEREGWEVVEIRERSLETTLGVLSYPRRYYKKRTLSGAYAYTFLLDELLGIPARAHVSARLSEIAVMLAAEQTYRKAKETLKTTLGVSISHETIHRDVQVAGEHLKKWDGETGLDGTGIRVVPLLVVEVDGAMIKQQRRHKRSEQRRFELKTAVVYEGWEEGPNGRAKLINPTYFIYHGKGEEFWGALERRLSRLYDLDGCPRKIIAGDGADWIREGADLLGAEYQYCRFHLKRDLISLFNPQHRKKLEKILYTNDTNSRAAFNMFLRTLIIEEPNETRKEKLRAFQSLINSVWEGITDWRERNRPCPSPARGLGVIEPNVGHTIARRFKHQGASWSVNGSDNLAHVRCAKRNGNLIDILRLPGPPTPESEPVRVQDGYWARRQTDGLAAKDPGDWVRASLPAAYGPNQKSRELALLISRLTLDWIF
- a CDS encoding YebC/PmpR family DNA-binding transcriptional regulator, whose translation is MSGHSKWATIKRKKAKVDAQRGKLFTRLAREIIVAARNGGADPDGNMRLKTAIQKAKEANIPNDNITRAIQKGAGEPGGAAYEEFNYEGYGPGGVAVMLEIMTDNRNRTAGEIRYIFSKNGGSLGESGCVSWMFDQKGLFVIEKADNTISEDDLMLLALEAGAEDFKVEDDSYEITSEPGDFSGIKEILESKGVNMAMAEVTMVPQNTIKLEGKDAELMVRLMETLEEHDDVQNVYANFELDD